Genomic window (Mycoplasmopsis citelli):
GTGATAAAACTTTTTCTTAAATTCTATAACAGACTCAAGTAAGTCTAAATTTTTTAAACTTTTTTCTCTTAAATTACTCTCGAGCATTTTGTAAATATCATAATAGTGTCGTGAATATTTTTTTGGATAATTTCCATTTATGCGATTTGCTTCTCGATGTAAAATGGTAATTTTATCGTAAAAAGTTCTTAATGAATCTACAACTTTTACATTGATTTTTTCAGGAAAAGCATCTTGGTAAACTTCAGAAATATATGGCTTAATTGATCTATTAAAAAATGGGATAGGTTCAGATAAAGTGCTAAATTCTAATTTAATCACATTTAAGAGAGAGTCATCATTTGGATATTCTTTTGGATAATCAAAACATAAAATAAGTGGATTATCTTCGTCGATATAAAACTTAAATTTTTTATCTTTTAAGATGTGAGCTAAATCTTTTTTCAAGCTGTGGAATGACTTTGTTTTTTAAAAAGTTTGCCGTTTTTTGATTTATTTGCTCATTTAGCTGTTTTGTTTCAAAAAACTTCGATTCTTATATGGCTCTTTTTCTGGATAACCT
Coding sequences:
- a CDS encoding nucleotidyl transferase AbiEii/AbiGii toxin family protein, with the translated sequence MKKDLAHILKDKKFKFYIDEDNPLILCFDYPKEYPNDDSLLNVIKLEFSTLSEPIPFFNRSIKPYISEVYQDAFPEKINVKVVDSLRTFYDKITILHREANRINGNYPKKYSRHYYDIYKMLESNLREKSLKNLDLLESVIEFKKKFYHCNFANYDQIYRSKLKLIPSQKAIEVFVNDYKSMKNMIFGDIVSFEQIIKTLKTYENDLNKAIKSFYKWTYKIIGLK